Below is a window of Acidobacteriota bacterium DNA.
AGGCAACTGCATCGGTGGCAACGCTTTCGGGGCCTCGTAGCGATAGACGTTGAAACCGGATATCTTCTGCGCTTTGTGGTTCTCCTGCACGGTGAAGTCTTCGACCTTCAGGCCCGGCACGAATTGGCCCTTGGAGTCGGTGACGATCACATCCACCAGCACGACTCGCGTCTGCGCACGGAACGTGGGGACCGAGTCCGGCGCAGTGGTGGAAGGCTTCTCCTCAGCGGAACCCGCGGGGATGAGCAACGAGAAGAGGACCAGGGCAAGAAAAGTAGCCGTGAGCAATTTCACAGGAGCCTCCGAATCAAAAGAGCAACCACACCGGGGGAAGGTGCAATATTATACGTTCGCTACTAGGCAACCCGCGTGACCAACCCATCGAACGCTTCTGCGTCGACGCGCTCGACACGCGCCCGGATCCACTGATTCGGCTGCCACCGACCTGGCACTTTCATCTTCAGATAGTTGTCGGTGAGGGCGTCTGTGAAGTTGTTGTCGCCAGATGCGAGCGTGATTGCGTCCACCATAGCTCCAACCTGCGCTTCCATGAACGCGGCCTTCTTTGCCGCGGCGATCTGTCGCAGCGTGAGGTTACGCTCGCGCGCGGTTGCGACGGGCACCTGATTCGCGTGTCCGGCGGCTGGCGTTCCGGGACGCGGAGAATACGTAAACACGTGCAGGTAGGTGAACGGCAGTTCTTCAATCATCCGCTGTGTCTCGGTGAATTCGGGTTCCGTCTCACCCGGAAATCCCACCATAACGTCGGCTCCGATAGCGGCATTGGGCATGGCTGCCCGAATCTTCAGAATCTTCTCGCGATAGTGCCACGGCCTGTACTTGCGGTGCATGCGACGAAGGACCGCATCACTCGCCGACTGTAACGGCACATGCGCATGCTTGGCGATGCGTGAAGAGTTCGCCATCAAATCGATCAATTCGTCGCTCCAGTCCATCGGCTCGACAGAACTGATGCGGAGTTTCTCCAGCGAGGTCGTCTCCAGAATCGCGCGAATAAGATCAGGCAGTCGTTGGTCGATAGTCGTTGGTCGTTCGGGGTTGGCCTGACTTGAACAGTCATGAGAAGTCAGGAGAGTCCTGGGATCGGAGTTGCCAACGACGAAGGACGAGCGACCAGCGACGAAGTCCCTTCCCCACCGTCCCAGATTGATTCCGGAAATTACGACTTCGCG
It encodes the following:
- a CDS encoding MiaB/RimO family radical SAM methylthiotransferase; the protein is MASFYIENFGCRATQADGAALENQFLERGLERAPTARDADVVVLNTCTVTEGADKDARASIRRVRRENPGCRILVTGCYAQRAPEELAAIPGVSWVVGNSHKHLAADIATARSSSNGGFVSLTQLRGESQIGADVIVGDIFAHTELLAAPVFDAANERTRPNLKVQDGCDNRCSFCVIPSVRGQSRSLPLDRVLAEVRSLVNAGYREVVISGINLGRWGRDFVAGRSSFVVGNSDPRTLLTSHDCSSQANPERPTTIDQRLPDLIRAILETTSLEKLRISSVEPMDWSDELIDLMANSSRIAKHAHVPLQSASDAVLRRMHRKYRPWHYREKILKIRAAMPNAAIGADVMVGFPGETEPEFTETQRMIEELPFTYLHVFTYSPRPGTPAAGHANQVPVATARERNLTLRQIAAAKKAAFMEAQVGAMVDAITLASGDNNFTDALTDNYLKMKVPGRWQPNQWIRARVERVDAEAFDGLVTRVA